In Phosphitispora fastidiosa, the following proteins share a genomic window:
- a CDS encoding toll/interleukin-1 receptor domain-containing protein has product MNVFLSYGHDAYVELAKRIKTDLEAQGYKVWFDEDRINTTHDWEISIEKGVITSDWIVVLMTPHSMRRPDGVCLDELSYARFLGKQIAPIMVRIVPPPLSIARIQWLDMQNCVSDETGKINEELYQDKLRTLLKTLNGEFALGFEGEQARLRDILRPLDNEADIDRHIKDFYGRQWMFDAFKKWVTGDFSSRIFWVKGKAGVGKTAFVAALCHREPVVVAVHFCKFNDNERADSKKAISSICYQLAMQLPEYQAALIDLPELNMLREKNTKNLFNYLLVEPLRSITNPGKRMVIVIDALDEASWGGKNELVDVLTQEFDSIPEWLGIVVSSRPEPEMLRKLSKFKPYELDNMDLRNMDDIRGYFSAKLSNYSSEGHKEAVVQKLVTKSEGIFLYAQEVIKEIEIKRLSLDNVDDFPTGLTGIYLNYFERQFQDYKFYQELIRPLFELISVNFEPLAVNVAETILGWDEYDRDDILEKISTIFPLRQLCIEPIHKSVVDWMTDSGKSGRYRISAKKGHQRFSDGLWKLYKKDLNQLPAYGVKYMVSHLLFIEKWDESIEALNDYSLQEKRIKIVSLDSAMRAYFMELNQVFMLRPELVTIVLTGETFQCLMALHRRYLYDSGLFLDLQKMGFDKILAEKKEFWLPKAEVACAFYLYLTENFIETIERAKKIQNFGIVDNTNTLLQSELYNLIGLNYRKLACFQEARDSFEKSIQLAESSGDLYEASAGYMNIAKLNYHMLDFEDAYMNNNKGIALLTELLESKLKSNAGECTSLKLFLAEYHRLAAETYQWNEKIKEALIHLEIAGNIYKETKVRDRYYVRWLYTSAFQQILSGDYHSIRNDFHYITGLIKNEYDRSRAFFTASFAKLLEFGHTGNGRVLSDAGLYAKEAIKRAKSINAVIEEQEAQVLYNIIAKKSGEKANYELPHGSKQYIKDWVIYVNNYISKFLRRVLKHEDNIFG; this is encoded by the coding sequence TTGAATGTATTCCTAAGTTATGGTCATGATGCATATGTTGAGTTAGCTAAGCGTATTAAAACTGATTTAGAAGCACAGGGGTATAAGGTTTGGTTCGACGAAGACAGGATAAACACAACTCACGATTGGGAAATCTCTATTGAAAAAGGGGTTATTACTTCTGATTGGATAGTAGTCTTAATGACTCCTCATTCCATGAGACGGCCTGACGGAGTGTGCTTAGATGAGCTTAGTTATGCCCGTTTCCTGGGCAAACAAATTGCCCCAATTATGGTTAGAATTGTACCACCACCTCTGTCTATAGCGCGGATTCAGTGGTTGGATATGCAAAACTGTGTGTCTGATGAAACTGGAAAGATTAACGAAGAGCTTTACCAGGACAAGCTTCGCACCCTTTTGAAAACGCTAAATGGCGAATTTGCTCTTGGTTTTGAAGGGGAACAAGCCAGGTTGCGAGATATCTTAAGGCCCTTAGATAATGAAGCGGATATTGACCGTCATATAAAAGATTTCTATGGACGCCAGTGGATGTTTGATGCTTTCAAAAAATGGGTAACCGGAGATTTTTCGTCAAGAATTTTTTGGGTTAAAGGAAAAGCCGGCGTAGGGAAGACGGCTTTTGTTGCAGCACTTTGCCATAGGGAACCGGTTGTAGTAGCGGTTCATTTTTGTAAGTTCAATGATAATGAGCGAGCAGATTCAAAGAAAGCAATCAGTTCAATATGTTATCAGCTTGCAATGCAATTACCTGAATACCAAGCAGCGTTGATTGATTTGCCAGAATTAAACATGCTAAGAGAAAAAAATACTAAGAATCTTTTCAATTACCTTTTGGTTGAGCCATTACGTTCCATTACTAATCCCGGCAAAAGAATGGTTATTGTTATAGATGCTCTTGATGAAGCTTCATGGGGTGGTAAAAACGAATTGGTTGATGTTTTAACTCAAGAATTTGATAGTATTCCAGAGTGGCTTGGAATTGTGGTAAGCTCCAGGCCTGAACCCGAAATGCTTCGAAAATTATCTAAGTTTAAACCATATGAATTAGACAATATGGATTTGAGAAATATGGATGATATTAGAGGATATTTTTCGGCCAAACTCTCAAATTATTCTTCAGAGGGACATAAAGAGGCTGTTGTTCAGAAACTTGTAACTAAAAGTGAGGGTATATTTTTATATGCCCAAGAGGTAATAAAGGAAATTGAGATCAAAAGACTTTCATTGGATAATGTTGATGATTTTCCTACGGGACTTACTGGTATCTATCTTAATTACTTTGAACGCCAATTTCAGGATTATAAGTTTTATCAAGAATTAATCCGGCCATTATTTGAACTTATTTCTGTAAACTTTGAACCCTTAGCTGTAAATGTTGCTGAAACAATTTTAGGCTGGGATGAATATGACCGGGACGATATATTAGAAAAAATAAGCACAATTTTTCCGCTTCGGCAGCTTTGTATTGAGCCTATTCATAAAAGTGTGGTTGATTGGATGACTGATTCGGGGAAAAGTGGCCGTTATCGGATAAGCGCCAAAAAGGGCCATCAACGGTTTAGCGATGGTTTATGGAAATTATACAAGAAAGACTTGAATCAACTTCCGGCTTATGGAGTTAAGTATATGGTATCTCACTTACTGTTTATCGAAAAGTGGGATGAGTCCATTGAGGCTCTAAACGATTATAGTTTACAGGAAAAGCGTATCAAAATTGTTAGCTTGGATAGTGCAATGAGAGCGTATTTCATGGAACTTAATCAGGTTTTTATGTTAAGGCCGGAGTTAGTAACTATAGTATTAACTGGAGAGACTTTTCAGTGCCTAATGGCATTACATAGAAGGTATCTTTACGACTCAGGTTTATTTCTTGATCTTCAGAAAATGGGATTTGATAAAATTCTGGCAGAAAAAAAAGAATTTTGGTTACCTAAAGCTGAAGTTGCTTGTGCTTTTTATTTATATTTAACGGAAAATTTTATAGAAACTATAGAAAGAGCAAAAAAAATACAGAACTTCGGTATTGTTGATAATACAAATACATTGCTGCAATCTGAGTTATACAACCTAATAGGTCTTAATTATAGAAAACTGGCTTGTTTTCAAGAAGCCCGTGATTCATTTGAAAAATCAATACAACTCGCTGAATCATCAGGAGATTTATATGAAGCCTCCGCAGGATATATGAATATTGCCAAACTAAATTACCATATGCTCGATTTTGAAGACGCCTATATGAATAATAATAAAGGGATAGCTCTGTTAACAGAACTGCTGGAATCTAAACTGAAGAGCAATGCTGGTGAGTGTACCAGTTTAAAGCTATTTCTGGCCGAATATCACCGCCTAGCTGCTGAGACATATCAATGGAACGAGAAAATTAAGGAAGCACTAATCCACCTAGAAATTGCCGGCAATATTTATAAGGAAACTAAAGTACGCGACCGGTATTATGTTAGGTGGCTGTATACTTCTGCTTTTCAGCAAATATTGTCAGGTGATTATCATTCGATTAGAAACGATTTTCATTATATTACAGGCCTAATCAAGAACGAGTATGACCGGTCGAGAGCGTTCTTTACTGCAAGTTTTGCTAAACTGCTTGAATTTGGTCATACTGGCAACGGAAGGGTGCTGAGTGATGCAGGCCTGTATGCCAAGGAAGCAATAAAACGGGCAAAGTCAATTAACGCAGTGATTGAAGAACAGGAGGCACAGGTACTGTACAACATAATTGCTAAAAAATCCGGAGAAAAGGCGAATTATGAACTCCCTCATGGGAGTAAACAATATATAAAGGATTGGGTTATTTACGTAAATAATTATATCTCCAAATTTCTAAGGAGGGTGTTAAAACATGAAGATAATATTTTTGGGTAG
- a CDS encoding MBL fold metallo-hydrolase encodes MKIIFLGSGGWIPTFKRQTCSFLLITDRNLILLDAGSGIWHLGNHTDLLKKYSKLDIIFSHYHLDHVMGLAFLPNWVKGLTLNIWGPGKKFYCNKCEDILTQLTSSPYFSLPIQRFSDEVIINDYDLNGFNIGNLAVEITAQQHSDPSFGITVNGLLHYATDTTVLKTTFEKARDVKLLLHECWDIDRVEKSEHSSLDEIEEMLSNYEVPLTGLIHINPNWGQSEFDKAIKRINGSKIFLARDDIVVNL; translated from the coding sequence ATGAAGATAATATTTTTGGGTAGCGGTGGTTGGATTCCTACCTTTAAAAGGCAGACATGTAGTTTTTTATTGATTACCGATAGAAATCTTATATTACTCGATGCTGGTAGTGGCATTTGGCACCTAGGTAATCATACCGATTTACTAAAAAAGTACAGTAAACTAGATATTATATTCAGCCATTACCATCTTGACCATGTAATGGGCTTAGCTTTTCTCCCCAATTGGGTTAAAGGATTAACTCTTAATATTTGGGGACCGGGTAAGAAATTTTATTGTAACAAATGTGAGGACATTTTAACTCAACTAACATCATCACCTTATTTTTCGCTTCCCATTCAACGTTTTTCAGATGAAGTCATTATTAATGATTATGATTTAAACGGGTTTAATATTGGTAATTTAGCTGTTGAGATTACTGCCCAGCAGCATAGTGACCCCTCTTTTGGGATAACTGTTAACGGCTTATTACATTATGCAACCGATACGACAGTATTGAAAACTACATTTGAAAAAGCGCGTGATGTCAAATTACTTCTCCATGAATGCTGGGATATTGATAGGGTGGAAAAATCTGAGCACTCATCGTTGGATGAAATTGAAGAGATGCTCTCTAATTATGAAGTACCCCTGACAGGACTTATACACATTAATCCCAACTGGGGTCAATCGGAATTTGATAAAGCCATCAAGAGAATCAACGGTAGTAAGATATTCCTTGCTAGAGATGATATCGTTGTTAATTTATAA
- a CDS encoding helix-turn-helix transcriptional regulator has protein sequence MTEDRKGRNRDRIKALEEIFRDCYTADREISMSQIIEQLILRGISAERRTIYSDIDLLNEIWDYNIERTYRKYKVTRGSGFNEEELQIIIDALLSARFISRENTRELINKLQDTLAVKKEKGALNKIRVQERVKYSNRAIKENISRINEAMRKNKKIGFEYWKYMMGPEPEMVRKDCLASPYGVAWYEDFYYMLGNYQEKRLSYYRIDRMNNVVITEEPRASLYEVMGRHEQLNIGDLLSKLVSPASGDETGISLRVDKAYLAQVRDKFGDRIRVRDENSREAKVDVTVINNKKLIPWILSFREGVEVLYPRELRERIISVIDKMKDKYYDE, from the coding sequence ATGACCGAAGACCGCAAGGGGAGAAACAGGGACAGGATTAAAGCTTTGGAGGAAATCTTCAGGGACTGCTACACTGCGGACAGAGAAATATCCATGAGTCAAATAATTGAGCAACTTATCTTACGTGGTATCAGTGCCGAAAGACGGACAATTTATTCTGATATAGATTTACTGAATGAGATCTGGGATTACAATATAGAAAGAACCTATAGAAAATATAAAGTCACCCGTGGCAGTGGATTCAATGAGGAAGAACTCCAAATAATCATAGATGCTCTCCTTTCGGCCAGGTTTATTTCCCGGGAAAACACCAGGGAGTTAATTAATAAGCTGCAGGATACCCTTGCTGTCAAGAAGGAAAAAGGTGCCCTCAACAAGATCAGGGTACAGGAAAGGGTCAAGTACAGCAACAGGGCGATAAAGGAAAACATCTCACGAATAAATGAAGCCATGAGGAAAAACAAAAAGATTGGGTTTGAATACTGGAAATACATGATGGGACCAGAACCGGAAATGGTCAGGAAAGACTGCCTGGCAAGCCCTTATGGGGTTGCGTGGTATGAAGATTTTTATTATATGCTGGGTAATTATCAGGAAAAAAGACTGTCATATTACAGGATTGACAGGATGAACAACGTTGTCATTACAGAAGAGCCGCGGGCAAGCCTTTACGAGGTAATGGGGCGGCATGAACAGTTAAACATAGGTGACCTTTTAAGCAAGCTTGTTTCTCCTGCTTCCGGTGATGAGACCGGAATTTCCTTAAGGGTTGACAAGGCTTATCTGGCCCAGGTAAGGGACAAGTTCGGGGACAGGATCAGGGTCAGGGATGAGAATAGCAGAGAGGCCAAGGTCGATGTTACCGTAATCAATAATAAGAAGCTTATTCCCTGGATATTGAGCTTCAGAGAAGGAGTAGAGGTCCTTTATCCCAGGGAATTAAGGGAAAGGATAATCTCAGTGATTGATAAAATGAAAGATAAATACTATGATGAGTAA
- a CDS encoding IS110 family transposase, producing MKYTQNEKILQVTESTLIIGVDIASEIHYARVFDQRGIELAKLIKFSNDAEGFKEFVSWAEEIKDKNNKHKVMVGMEPTGHYWFNIAPYLKDHGIKIVLVNPFHVKRSKELDDNNPTKNDRKDPKTIAMLVKDGRYMEPYIPEGIYSELRTAMETRWQIVKQLNVIRNRVKRWISIYFPEFNRVFGDWEGKASLIILKEFSTPAKLIEKGIDGIIARWKQDKLRAVGRKRASALIEVARTSVGVREGLVAAENDLAILIEDYEMRMQQYERTLLMIEQLAYQIPGMLEILKIKGIGLVTAAGFIAEVGDISRFEHPKQIQKLAGLSLKENSSGKHKGKTTISKRGRRRLRALLFQGIMPVAAKNPEFRELHSHYTTRKKNPLKKKQSLILLSCKLIRIFFALLTKGVAYDPQKMINDIKRPLLQEAA from the coding sequence ATGAAGTATACCCAGAATGAAAAGATTCTGCAAGTCACAGAAAGCACTTTGATTATCGGCGTGGACATAGCCAGCGAAATACACTATGCAAGAGTCTTTGACCAGAGAGGCATCGAATTAGCTAAACTGATTAAATTCAGTAACGATGCCGAGGGGTTTAAAGAATTTGTCTCATGGGCCGAGGAAATCAAAGACAAGAACAACAAGCATAAAGTAATGGTCGGCATGGAGCCAACAGGTCATTATTGGTTTAACATAGCTCCTTATCTTAAGGATCACGGAATTAAAATAGTGTTGGTGAATCCGTTTCATGTAAAGCGGAGCAAGGAACTGGATGATAACAATCCAACCAAAAATGATCGTAAGGACCCAAAGACCATAGCGATGCTCGTAAAGGATGGTCGATACATGGAGCCGTATATACCGGAAGGAATATACAGCGAATTAAGGACCGCCATGGAAACACGCTGGCAGATAGTGAAGCAGCTAAACGTAATAAGAAACCGCGTAAAGCGGTGGATTAGTATATACTTCCCTGAATTCAACAGAGTATTTGGTGACTGGGAAGGGAAAGCCTCATTGATAATATTAAAGGAGTTCTCAACACCTGCCAAGCTAATTGAAAAGGGCATAGATGGCATTATAGCCAGGTGGAAGCAAGATAAACTGAGAGCAGTAGGAAGAAAGCGAGCAAGTGCGCTGATTGAGGTTGCCAGGACCTCTGTCGGAGTGAGAGAAGGGCTGGTTGCTGCAGAGAATGACCTTGCAATACTGATTGAAGACTATGAAATGAGAATGCAGCAGTACGAGCGGACCCTGCTTATGATTGAGCAACTTGCGTATCAAATACCAGGAATGCTCGAAATCCTTAAGATAAAAGGTATTGGCCTTGTTACAGCAGCAGGCTTCATAGCAGAAGTTGGTGATATCAGTAGGTTTGAGCATCCGAAGCAGATACAGAAACTGGCTGGTCTAAGCTTAAAAGAAAATAGCTCTGGTAAACACAAAGGCAAGACAACGATCAGTAAACGGGGCCGAAGGCGGTTAAGGGCTTTACTATTTCAAGGAATCATGCCGGTGGCAGCTAAAAACCCAGAGTTTCGTGAACTGCACAGCCACTATACCACCAGGAAAAAGAACCCGCTAAAGAAAAAGCAGTCTTTAATACTGTTGAGCTGCAAGTTAATCCGAATATTTTTTGCATTGCTAACAAAAGGCGTAGCGTATGACCCACAAAAGATGATTAATGATATCAAGAGACCCTTATTACAGGAAGCTGCTTAA
- a CDS encoding RyR domain-containing protein, with protein MSSTIDKNWHLEQINKYSEEYSFYKEYAGILRQILEKACDSYAPNAIVQARAKNLSSFAEKAVRKRSKYSQPAYQFTDLCGARVITHTLAQVDAISKFIEANFIIDWENSLDVSSRLQKDQFGYRSVHYVISLPQKPVLGIDIPESIGPRKAEIQIRTILQHAWSDITHDRIYKSNFSVPGKLRRDSARLAALMENADSLFGEFVQSIDSYQLNYNTYSNLVDIANEIETLKTVFNNEQSKKNKPGLALRIAKIAEVIKKWDTIVEVLQSLAVDEMDNPYLKAQVFLELGYALCMKHKKKPDSKEFHTGQQYIGYVALPDKYSMCPAPITKEEYLLQARALSALAWTQKLLQNKKTARQLNLQAFEKDPQNPYFLADCIEQFIEEEDYFPLLKNSINEAITTCKAHISAGIEILRAYLTMGRFFYILGVYTNSLESYINAIHYCNSLKVEKDISNFKDDFEDSFKEAFDNELAFLKNTELGYKTTAELAWITNVLHVGKACLFEDKSPRSLEVLKSLAAKTTGFDRPVLIIAGSTSSGLDEDCPILCNDLLQVLKGFRGTIISGGITSGVPGMVGKLVNELRKDGRIAVCLLGYLPKTIPFDATRDDNYDSIFCSPDHGFGPGEPVQYWVDLVSQGVKPSEVSVLGIGGGTISALEYKLALALGARVAVIGSAGSTASQITTDAAFGGSNYLFSLPPDPMIIRAFIMQKTQPFLAEEQVEKAAQAAHAHYLNTTQPTEASRKTWDKLNEDLKLSNRHHIKYMAEILRSCGYGIRNTTTEPCLVELTPSQIEEMAIMEHGRWVIERLNSGWRYGEQKDVDKKISPHLVAWSDLPVEIREYDVDFVTNYQNILKDAGMEIYRLDQD; from the coding sequence TTGTCATCAACAATTGATAAAAACTGGCACCTGGAGCAGATTAATAAGTACTCTGAAGAATATAGCTTTTATAAAGAATATGCCGGCATCTTAAGGCAGATTCTGGAGAAGGCCTGTGATTCATATGCTCCCAATGCCATAGTTCAGGCCAGGGCAAAGAATCTGTCGAGCTTTGCTGAGAAGGCAGTCAGAAAGCGGTCCAAGTATAGTCAACCGGCTTATCAGTTCACCGATTTATGCGGGGCCCGGGTAATTACCCATACCCTGGCCCAGGTTGATGCCATCAGCAAGTTTATAGAAGCAAATTTTATTATTGACTGGGAAAACAGCCTGGATGTCAGTTCCCGCCTGCAGAAGGACCAGTTCGGCTACCGTTCCGTCCACTATGTCATATCCCTGCCTCAAAAGCCGGTACTGGGTATTGATATACCTGAATCCATCGGGCCTAGGAAAGCCGAAATCCAGATCCGTACCATACTTCAGCATGCATGGTCAGATATAACCCATGACCGCATCTATAAGAGTAACTTCAGTGTCCCCGGCAAGCTCAGGCGTGACAGTGCCAGGTTGGCCGCCTTAATGGAAAACGCCGACAGTTTGTTTGGTGAATTCGTGCAGTCTATTGATTCCTATCAACTAAATTACAATACATATTCTAACCTGGTTGATATTGCTAACGAGATAGAAACACTGAAAACCGTATTTAATAACGAGCAGTCTAAAAAGAATAAACCGGGCCTGGCCTTACGGATAGCCAAAATCGCGGAGGTTATCAAAAAATGGGATACAATCGTAGAGGTCCTGCAAAGCTTGGCTGTTGACGAAATGGATAATCCCTATCTTAAGGCCCAGGTTTTTCTGGAACTGGGTTATGCTTTATGCATGAAGCACAAAAAAAAGCCTGACAGCAAAGAATTCCACACAGGTCAACAATATATCGGCTATGTTGCTCTGCCAGATAAATATAGCATGTGTCCGGCACCCATTACCAAAGAAGAATACCTTCTTCAGGCCAGGGCGCTGTCAGCCCTGGCCTGGACTCAAAAACTGCTTCAAAATAAAAAAACAGCCAGACAGCTTAACCTGCAGGCTTTCGAAAAAGACCCGCAAAACCCATACTTCCTGGCAGACTGTATTGAGCAGTTTATTGAAGAAGAGGATTATTTCCCCCTGCTAAAAAACAGCATAAACGAGGCCATCACTACCTGCAAAGCCCATATCAGCGCCGGTATTGAGATCCTCAGGGCATACCTGACTATGGGCCGTTTCTTTTATATTCTTGGTGTATATACAAACAGTCTGGAATCTTATATCAACGCCATCCATTACTGCAACTCCTTGAAAGTGGAAAAAGATATCAGTAACTTTAAAGACGACTTTGAAGACTCTTTTAAGGAGGCCTTTGACAATGAACTGGCGTTCCTTAAAAATACTGAACTTGGATATAAAACCACGGCTGAACTTGCCTGGATAACCAATGTGCTGCACGTGGGGAAGGCCTGCCTCTTTGAAGATAAGAGTCCCCGGTCCTTGGAAGTGTTGAAGAGCCTCGCTGCCAAAACCACCGGGTTTGACCGGCCGGTACTGATCATAGCCGGTAGTACCAGCAGCGGTCTGGATGAAGATTGTCCAATCCTCTGTAACGATTTACTGCAGGTATTGAAAGGGTTCCGGGGCACAATAATATCGGGAGGCATCACTTCCGGCGTCCCTGGCATGGTTGGCAAGCTGGTAAATGAGCTGAGAAAGGACGGCAGAATTGCTGTTTGCCTGCTTGGATACCTTCCAAAAACAATTCCATTTGACGCAACACGGGACGACAATTATGACAGTATCTTCTGCTCCCCTGACCACGGTTTCGGACCCGGAGAGCCGGTTCAGTACTGGGTGGACTTGGTTTCCCAAGGGGTTAAACCATCAGAAGTTTCTGTACTGGGTATTGGCGGAGGCACCATCTCCGCACTGGAATACAAGCTGGCCCTGGCCCTGGGCGCAAGGGTCGCTGTTATCGGTTCCGCTGGCAGCACTGCTTCACAAATTACCACAGATGCCGCCTTTGGTGGCAGCAATTATCTATTCAGCCTTCCCCCTGACCCCATGATAATCAGAGCATTTATTATGCAGAAAACACAGCCCTTCCTTGCTGAGGAACAGGTCGAAAAGGCAGCACAGGCAGCACATGCCCACTACCTTAATACCACCCAGCCCACTGAAGCATCCCGTAAAACATGGGACAAGCTCAACGAGGACCTCAAGTTATCCAACAGGCATCACATAAAATACATGGCAGAAATCCTAAGAAGCTGCGGGTATGGTATAAGAAACACTACCACAGAACCCTGCCTTGTGGAACTGACACCGTCACAAATTGAAGAGATGGCTATAATGGAACATGGACGATGGGTCATAGAAAGGCTTAACAGCGGCTGGCGGTATGGAGAGCAAAAGGATGTAGACAAAAAAATATCCCCCCATCTCGTGGCCTGGTCCGACCTTCCAGTAGAAATAAGGGAATATGATGTGGACTTCGTTACTAATTACCAGAATATCCTCAAAGACGCCGGAATGGAGATTTACAGACTGGACCAGGACTAA
- a CDS encoding GTP pyrophosphokinase — MLHCLRVMLNTSNEEEMITAVLHDTIEDGGCSPERLREEGVPDNIIEALSCLTRHQDEPYDQYLLKVSANPLATAVKIADLTDNLDLNRIKDPTSKSYKRHEKYRKALDYLLSIKGEV; from the coding sequence ATGCTGCATTGTCTCAGGGTAATGCTGAATACTTCAAATGAAGAGGAAATGATTACCGCAGTGCTTCACGATACCATCGAAGACGGAGGGTGCTCACCCGAAAGGCTCAGGGAAGAAGGAGTACCTGACAACATTATAGAGGCGCTGTCCTGCCTTACCCGCCATCAAGACGAACCATATGATCAGTACTTATTAAAAGTATCCGCTAACCCCCTGGCCACTGCTGTTAAGATCGCTGATCTGACAGACAACCTTGATTTGAACAGGATTAAAGATCCAACCTCTAAAAGCTATAAACGGCATGAGAAATACAGGAAGGCTTTAGATTATTTACTCAGCATCAAAGGGGAGGTGTAA
- a CDS encoding methyltransferase domain-containing protein produces MVWNPDSYLKFKAERFQPFNDLINMITVNPGMKVIDLGCGTGELTRKILDMIPDGKVLGIDSSVEMLAQSVQFACPGLDFELRSIENATGSWDLVFSHSAIQWVDSHEELIPKLLSLLNPNGQLALQIPSCENYLSHGLVADVAREEPFRTILKQWFRVSPVLSINQYATILHDFGCQKITVIEKVYPHILENIDALTDWVSGTVLLPYFECLPQQIHNTFVQRYRVKARQYCPSGEVFYPFRRILIAAAI; encoded by the coding sequence ATGGTTTGGAATCCTGATTCATACCTGAAATTTAAAGCAGAACGTTTCCAACCCTTTAATGACCTGATAAATATGATAACTGTTAATCCAGGAATGAAGGTTATAGACCTGGGCTGCGGCACAGGGGAACTGACCAGAAAAATACTTGATATGATTCCGGATGGGAAGGTACTCGGAATAGACTCCTCAGTAGAGATGCTGGCACAATCAGTTCAATTTGCATGCCCGGGATTAGATTTTGAACTTCGGTCTATTGAAAATGCCACCGGAAGCTGGGACCTGGTTTTTTCTCACTCAGCCATCCAGTGGGTCGATAGTCATGAGGAACTGATTCCAAAACTGCTCTCACTTCTCAACCCAAACGGACAGCTAGCCCTTCAAATACCGTCTTGTGAGAATTATCTTTCTCACGGACTTGTTGCTGATGTTGCCCGAGAGGAACCGTTTCGCACCATACTAAAGCAGTGGTTCAGAGTATCCCCGGTTCTCTCCATTAATCAATATGCAACAATTCTGCACGATTTCGGCTGCCAAAAAATAACCGTTATAGAAAAGGTCTATCCACATATATTAGAAAATATTGACGCCCTGACTGATTGGGTTTCAGGTACTGTACTTCTCCCCTATTTTGAATGCCTGCCACAACAGATTCATAATACCTTTGTCCAAAGGTATCGTGTCAAAGCCAGGCAGTATTGTCCATCCGGGGAAGTCTTCTACCCGTTTCGCCGCATCCTGATTGCTGCCGCGATATAA